A window of Armatimonadota bacterium contains these coding sequences:
- a CDS encoding efflux RND transporter permease subunit, which translates to DITTNQVAINTETGGMGPEEVEKLVTFPIETAMGGIPGVTQVRSLSQYGLSQVTVTFKDEVDTYFARQLVSERLNNVKELLPTGIESPQMGPVSTGLGDIYMYVLESKTRPPMELRSLQDWFISPQLRTVAGVAEVNSADGSVKQYQVVVRPRALLARGIAVDEVVTALQKNNQNAGGGVLEQNGERVLIRSVGMATTMSDIERIVVKSESGVPVLIRDVADVRLGIPTLTGISTKDGKESLLGIVMMLKGANGREVAKAVDDRIQEIKAQLPGDVTLTTTYDRSHLVDDVLHTVAKSLLEGAALVIIVLVLLLGNVRGAIVVALAIPLAMLCAVIGMNRFGISGNLMSLGAIDFGLIVDGAVVMIENAVRRLAEAREHKGITLTRKEVRHSVWESAREVAKPTAFAVTIITVVYLPILALEGTEGKMFKPMAFTVVFALIGALLLTMTLVPVLASMFLSGDTKESNNPVMSLFSRIYAPALSFSLRARGVIIGGALALLAVSGLVFSRLGSEFVPQLDEGSLVIQPVRVRTVDTEQTVKLVTAFERKVLEVPEVLTVFSRSGTPEVATDPMPLSLTDSFIMLKPRDQWRKGLTKEGLVEELEAKVAEVPGQGYNFSQPIQMRFSELVSGVKADVGIKVFGEDLKELKSKADEIAAVMRDIPGAQDVEVEQVDEVPVLQIDIDRDAISRLGINIDEIQELVATALGGEPVGQIIEGDKRFALTVTMPNELRNDIDAIKGMLVETPDGGGVPLSSVAHIDNVPAPAQISREMGKRRVVVQLNVRGTDLGSFVAKAQSAIKERVKLKEGYYITWGGQFENLQQASQRLTLVVPVALALIFILLFSTFGSLKQAILIFTGVPLAITGGILALAMRSLPFSITAGIGFIALSGVAVMNGVVMVSAINRLRTEGRTVADAVREGATERLRPVLMTALVAALGFIPMALNTGIGAEVQRPLATVVIGGIASATLLTLVVLPALYAMFEKDADVEEEL; encoded by the coding sequence GACATCACGACCAATCAGGTCGCCATCAACACCGAAACGGGCGGGATGGGCCCGGAAGAGGTGGAAAAGCTGGTCACCTTCCCCATCGAGACGGCGATGGGAGGAATTCCCGGTGTGACCCAGGTTCGGAGCCTCAGTCAATACGGGCTTTCGCAAGTCACCGTTACCTTTAAGGATGAGGTCGACACCTACTTTGCCCGGCAACTCGTGAGCGAGCGGCTCAACAACGTCAAAGAGCTGCTGCCCACGGGAATCGAATCACCACAAATGGGGCCTGTTTCCACGGGCCTTGGCGACATTTACATGTATGTCCTTGAGTCAAAGACTCGACCACCGATGGAGCTTCGGAGCTTGCAAGACTGGTTCATATCGCCACAGCTGCGGACCGTTGCGGGTGTAGCCGAAGTCAACTCGGCGGACGGTAGCGTCAAGCAATACCAGGTCGTCGTTCGACCCCGTGCGTTGCTGGCCCGTGGCATCGCCGTGGACGAGGTTGTCACCGCCCTTCAAAAGAACAACCAAAACGCCGGGGGTGGCGTTTTGGAGCAAAACGGCGAAAGGGTGCTTATCCGTTCCGTCGGAATGGCGACCACGATGAGCGACATCGAACGCATCGTCGTGAAGTCTGAGAGCGGGGTTCCGGTTCTCATTCGTGATGTTGCGGATGTCAGATTGGGAATCCCGACCCTGACTGGAATCTCCACTAAGGATGGTAAGGAGTCGCTGCTTGGCATCGTGATGATGCTAAAGGGGGCAAACGGCCGCGAAGTTGCCAAGGCGGTCGATGACCGAATCCAAGAAATCAAGGCTCAACTTCCCGGAGACGTCACCCTCACGACGACCTACGACCGGTCACACCTTGTCGACGACGTTCTGCACACCGTTGCCAAGAGCTTGCTGGAAGGCGCAGCTCTCGTTATCATCGTGCTCGTCCTGTTGCTGGGCAACGTTCGGGGTGCCATCGTCGTGGCACTGGCAATACCGCTGGCGATGCTTTGTGCCGTCATCGGAATGAACCGCTTTGGCATCTCTGGCAACCTGATGAGTTTAGGGGCCATCGACTTCGGCTTAATTGTGGACGGAGCCGTTGTCATGATTGAAAACGCCGTCCGGCGACTTGCGGAAGCGAGAGAACACAAGGGCATAACTCTGACGCGCAAGGAAGTCAGGCATTCGGTGTGGGAATCTGCGCGAGAGGTGGCCAAGCCAACGGCATTCGCGGTGACCATCATCACCGTTGTCTACCTGCCGATTCTCGCCCTTGAAGGGACCGAAGGCAAGATGTTCAAGCCGATGGCCTTCACGGTCGTGTTCGCACTCATAGGTGCTCTCCTGTTGACGATGACACTGGTTCCAGTATTGGCGAGCATGTTTCTGTCGGGGGACACCAAGGAAAGCAACAACCCGGTGATGAGCCTCTTCAGCCGAATCTACGCTCCCGCGCTCAGCTTTTCGCTTCGTGCGCGAGGCGTCATTATCGGTGGAGCCCTTGCCCTTCTTGCAGTTTCAGGATTGGTGTTTTCGAGATTGGGCTCGGAGTTCGTGCCTCAACTCGACGAAGGCTCACTAGTCATCCAGCCCGTTCGAGTCCGGACAGTCGATACCGAGCAGACCGTCAAGTTGGTCACAGCTTTCGAAAGGAAAGTGCTTGAAGTGCCAGAAGTGCTGACGGTTTTTTCAAGGAGTGGCACGCCCGAGGTGGCGACAGACCCGATGCCGCTGAGCCTGACGGATAGTTTCATCATGCTCAAACCGCGCGACCAGTGGCGAAAGGGCCTGACCAAGGAGGGGCTTGTCGAAGAGCTTGAAGCCAAGGTCGCCGAGGTCCCGGGCCAAGGCTACAACTTCTCACAACCCATTCAGATGCGCTTCTCCGAGTTGGTTTCTGGAGTCAAGGCCGACGTCGGCATCAAGGTCTTCGGTGAAGACCTGAAGGAATTGAAATCCAAAGCGGATGAGATTGCTGCGGTCATGCGGGATATTCCGGGCGCTCAAGACGTCGAAGTCGAGCAGGTCGATGAGGTTCCGGTTCTTCAAATCGATATTGACCGCGACGCGATTTCTCGACTAGGCATCAATATTGATGAAATTCAGGAACTAGTTGCGACAGCGCTCGGTGGCGAGCCCGTTGGGCAAATCATCGAAGGAGACAAGCGATTTGCTCTCACAGTGACGATGCCCAATGAACTTCGGAACGACATCGACGCTATCAAGGGCATGCTCGTGGAAACTCCGGATGGGGGAGGCGTCCCCCTGAGTTCGGTCGCGCACATCGACAACGTGCCCGCACCAGCACAGATTTCCCGAGAAATGGGCAAACGACGGGTCGTCGTCCAACTCAACGTCAGGGGAACCGACCTGGGCTCGTTCGTTGCCAAGGCGCAATCGGCAATCAAAGAAAGGGTGAAACTCAAGGAGGGTTACTACATCACTTGGGGCGGTCAATTTGAAAATCTGCAACAAGCTTCGCAACGTCTGACTCTCGTTGTGCCGGTTGCCCTTGCGTTGATTTTCATTCTTCTCTTCTCAACGTTTGGTTCGCTCAAGCAGGCAATTCTCATCTTCACCGGCGTCCCCCTCGCAATCACGGGGGGCATCTTGGCGCTTGCCATGCGGAGCTTGCCATTCAGCATCACAGCAGGGATAGGCTTCATCGCATTGTCTGGCGTGGCAGTGATGAATGGCGTCGTCATGGTCTCGGCAATCAATCGACTGCGCACCGAGGGGCGGACGGTTGCTGATGCCGTTCGAGAGGGCGCGACCGAACGATTGCGCCCAGTTCTGATGACCGCTCTTGTCGCCGCGCTTGGGTTCATTCCAATGGCCCTCAACACGGGCATTGGCGCTGAAGTGCAACGACCGCTGGCCACTGTGGTTATTGGCGGAATTGCTTCGGCAACGTTGCTCACGCTGGTCGTTCTTCCCGCTCTCTATGCCATGTTTGAAAAAGATGCCGATGTCGAGGAGGAGCTTTGA
- a CDS encoding heavy metal translocating P-type ATPase, with product MDCSAEEQVLRKRFSKVSEVSSLTFDLVNRQLTVDHEFASDEPVRQILAEVGMPAAADCDVGCTPETRPASKADLLLGLALGVAIAAELLAVYTGNERSFPVAALAVLAIVMGGVQTFKKGLVAVRTFALNINFLMCLAVIGAFIIGSYPEAAMVTVLFAIAERIESFALDKARDAVRSLMSLAPDNALVNRGGTWVEVTASSVETGEVVRVRPGDRIPLDGTVVGGLSSVNQAPITGESIPVDKVVGSSLFAGTINEEGVLEFEVTSTKGHTTLDRIIKTVQEAQGSRATSQRFIDSFARVYTPVVVCLALLVAMVPSIVFGQPFVPWLYKSLVLLVIACPCALVISTPVTVVSGLAAAAKLGILVKGGAHLESGKHLTAIALDKTGTLTFGKPRVEAMVQLHGFDEKLAKQVAASLDHLSAHPVAKAIVEHWDGRLLAVDSFKSLPGRGVKGIVDREPFILGNHRLIEESNVCCDHVHDALLDLENKGMSIVVLATAKEAVAVFAVADGVRPESIEAVQELHAMGLKVVMLTGDNLATANAIGAKVGIDQVQAEMLPEAKLTAIEELISQGDKVGMVGDGVNDAPALAKSTVGFAMGAAGTDTAIETADVALMDDDLRKIPTYILLSRRTATILAQNIAFALGIKVVFFALALLGVATLWMAVFADMGASLLVVFNGLRMLRMPVRH from the coding sequence ATGGACTGTTCTGCTGAGGAGCAAGTCCTCAGAAAGAGGTTCAGCAAAGTCAGCGAGGTCTCCTCGTTGACTTTCGACCTGGTGAACCGGCAGTTGACGGTGGACCACGAGTTCGCTTCCGATGAGCCCGTCCGCCAGATATTGGCGGAAGTTGGAATGCCCGCAGCGGCCGATTGCGATGTTGGGTGCACACCAGAAACCAGACCTGCTTCCAAAGCCGACCTGCTTCTGGGGTTGGCCCTTGGTGTCGCGATTGCTGCAGAGCTATTGGCCGTCTACACGGGGAACGAGCGTTCGTTCCCCGTCGCGGCACTGGCAGTCTTGGCAATCGTAATGGGAGGAGTGCAGACCTTCAAGAAGGGTCTCGTCGCAGTTCGAACATTCGCGCTCAACATCAATTTCCTGATGTGCTTGGCCGTGATAGGAGCCTTTATCATCGGCTCCTACCCTGAGGCCGCGATGGTGACGGTGCTGTTCGCGATTGCCGAACGCATTGAGTCGTTCGCGCTCGACAAGGCGAGGGATGCGGTGCGCTCGCTAATGAGCCTAGCGCCCGACAATGCTCTTGTCAACCGTGGCGGCACGTGGGTTGAGGTCACCGCATCAAGCGTCGAAACTGGCGAAGTTGTACGAGTCCGGCCCGGTGACCGAATACCGCTCGACGGGACTGTGGTTGGAGGATTAAGCAGTGTCAACCAGGCTCCAATTACGGGGGAGAGCATCCCCGTCGATAAGGTTGTTGGTTCGTCCCTCTTCGCTGGCACCATCAACGAGGAAGGTGTACTTGAGTTCGAGGTCACTAGCACCAAAGGGCATACAACTCTCGACAGAATTATCAAGACCGTTCAGGAGGCTCAAGGGTCTCGGGCCACATCACAGCGGTTCATCGACTCATTTGCCCGTGTATACACGCCGGTGGTAGTTTGCCTAGCCCTGCTTGTGGCGATGGTTCCAAGCATTGTTTTCGGTCAGCCGTTCGTGCCTTGGCTTTATAAGTCGCTGGTCCTGCTTGTCATCGCGTGCCCGTGCGCCTTGGTCATCTCAACTCCGGTCACGGTCGTTAGTGGGCTTGCAGCGGCAGCCAAACTCGGAATCCTCGTGAAGGGCGGTGCTCACCTTGAGTCGGGCAAGCACCTAACCGCCATCGCATTGGACAAGACTGGAACACTCACCTTTGGCAAACCAAGGGTCGAGGCCATGGTTCAGCTTCACGGCTTTGACGAGAAGCTGGCTAAACAGGTTGCAGCCAGTCTGGACCACCTCAGTGCGCACCCGGTTGCCAAGGCTATCGTCGAACACTGGGACGGCAGGCTACTCGCTGTCGACTCATTTAAGTCTTTGCCCGGCCGCGGTGTGAAGGGCATCGTCGACCGAGAGCCTTTCATCCTCGGCAACCACCGTCTGATTGAGGAGAGTAACGTCTGCTGCGACCACGTACATGACGCTCTGCTCGACCTTGAGAACAAGGGAATGTCAATCGTTGTTCTGGCGACCGCCAAGGAAGCTGTCGCGGTCTTTGCCGTTGCTGACGGAGTTAGGCCGGAGAGTATTGAAGCTGTCCAAGAACTTCACGCTATGGGTCTCAAGGTGGTGATGCTTACCGGAGACAACCTAGCAACGGCCAATGCTATCGGTGCGAAAGTTGGGATTGACCAGGTCCAGGCTGAAATGCTCCCCGAAGCCAAGCTGACGGCTATCGAGGAGTTGATATCGCAGGGCGACAAAGTTGGCATGGTTGGCGATGGCGTGAACGATGCACCAGCGTTGGCGAAGTCGACGGTTGGATTCGCCATGGGCGCAGCAGGCACCGACACCGCTATCGAAACCGCTGACGTTGCCCTTATGGACGACGACCTCCGAAAGATTCCAACCTACATTCTGCTCAGCAGAAGAACCGCGACCATCTTGGCGCAAAACATTGCCTTTGCGCTCGGAATCAAAGTCGTCTTCTTTGCCTTGGCTCTATTGGGAGTTGCCACGTTGTGGATGGCTGTGTTTGCAGACATGGGGGCAAGTCTCCTGGTGGTCTTCAACGGCCTCCGAATGCTACGCATGCCGGTCCGGCACTGA